The Polaribacter sp. HaHaR_3_91 genomic sequence GATAACTTAGTGTTTGTGCCTTTACGTGATCAGAAAATGCCTGAACTTTGGAAAAATTAATTTTACCAGTATAAATCATAACGTACAGTTTTGTCATTTCTAAGTAAGGAGAAATCACGTAAAGGTGCTCAACATTATGTGTTCACTGTAATGCGACTTCTCTTAAAATCGAAGTGACAGAACGTTTTAAAATAACATTTTAAATCTCAATTATTTTCAATAAGACTACTTAGTTGATCAGAAATAACAAATATAATTATGGATACATTACTTTTAAAATACAAAACAGTAAAAGAAGCAGATGTAAAAGTTTGGTTTAAAGCAGCTCCTATTAGTGCATTTCCAAAAGATGGTGGAGCATGTGTAAAATATAAAGATTTACAAATTGCAGTTTTCAATTTTTCTAGGTTAGATAAATGGTATGCTTGCCAGAATTTATCACCAGAAAAACAAGAAAATGTATTGTCTAGAGGTATGTTGGGCGATCATAAAGGGGTTCCTAAAATTGCATGTCCGTTGCATAAAAAAACATTTTCGTTAGAAACGGGAGAAAACTTAAATGCAGATTTAGCACCTATCGCTGTATATCCTATTAAGATTGAAGCAGAAAATGTGTATATTGGCTTTTCAGAATAAACAAAAAAGATGAAGCCAACAAGATTTGAAACTGCCATTGCATTAATAGATAAAAAAAACGCTGAAGATCCAAATAACTACCAAGTTTCTGGATTAGAGTATCCTAAAGAATTATTATATTCTCAAAGGATGACAAGAAAGTTACTTCAGTTTGATCCTAATGCATCAAAGGCACTTCAAATTTCGGCAAGAGCACAACATATTTGTCGTTGGAAAATTGGTAGAAAAGAATATCCGATGGATAGAGTTGGGTATTTAAAATGGCGTGAAGAATTAAAAAAGATGCACGCAAATACTACTGGAGAAATCTTAGAACAAGTTGGTTTTGATGAACAGTTTGTAGACAGGGTTCAGAAGATTATCTTAAAAAAACTAATCAAGAAAAACGAAGAAGCTCAAACCTTAGAAGATGTTATTTGTTTGGTTTTTCTAGATTATTATTTTGATGAATTTGCAGCAAAACATACCGATGAAAAAATTATCGATATTTTAAAGAAAACGTGGGTGAAAATGTCTGATAATGGACATGAAGCAGCG encodes the following:
- the nirD gene encoding nitrite reductase small subunit NirD, producing MDTLLLKYKTVKEADVKVWFKAAPISAFPKDGGACVKYKDLQIAVFNFSRLDKWYACQNLSPEKQENVLSRGMLGDHKGVPKIACPLHKKTFSLETGENLNADLAPIAVYPIKIEAENVYIGFSE
- a CDS encoding DUF4202 domain-containing protein, whose protein sequence is MKPTRFETAIALIDKKNAEDPNNYQVSGLEYPKELLYSQRMTRKLLQFDPNASKALQISARAQHICRWKIGRKEYPMDRVGYLKWREELKKMHANTTGEILEQVGFDEQFVDRVQKIILKKLIKKNEEAQTLEDVICLVFLDYYFDEFAAKHTDEKIIDILKKTWVKMSDNGHEAALKIPFSEKSLALVKQAIS